A window of the Vespa crabro chromosome 8, iyVesCrab1.2, whole genome shotgun sequence genome harbors these coding sequences:
- the LOC124426115 gene encoding putative glycerol kinase 5 isoform X2 codes for MRYIVALDVGTTTVRCHIIDENAAVISSSTEKVELIYEKRDHVEIEPDHLWTIIVKTVKDTINASGVDPNSFACFGISVQRGTFICWNLLTGEHYHNFITWKDLRADSMVKEWNNSIMIRGLRTVAYILYMLSKNKHYLAISAFKFMNTQMADQSASLFGSGCFQPGDMKITMGTGTFLNVNTGTKPHVSINGLYPLVGWRIESELVYIVEGASNDTGILMEWAKALEIYKDVAETADLAYSVDNSDGVYFIPAFTGLQAPINNHTAAAGFLGVKPTTKKGHIVRSLLESLVFRTLLLYDILRTETRYTYKKIRIDGGVSQNDFIMQLLADLTGLEVERPVNVEMSIFGAAICAGLHCGIWRTKEELKHLRKIDKIFKPSKSSQLCYQNTIAQWKRAVDRFKNWY; via the exons ATGAGATATATCGTTGCGCTCGACGTGGGAACGACTACTGTTCGTTGTCATATTATCGACGAAAATGCTGCTGTTATTTCCTCATCGACGGAAAAG GTGGAacttatttatgaaaaacGCGATCACGTAGAAATTGAGCCTGATCATTTATGGACGATTATAGTGAAAACTGTAAAGGATACGATAAACg CCAGCGGAGTCGATCCAAATTCTTTTGCTTGCTTTGGAATTTCTGTACAGCGTGGAACTTTTATTTGTTGGAATTTATTAACTGGAGAACATTATCATAA tTTCATAACGTGGAAAGATTTAAGAGCTGATTCTATGGTTAAAGAATGGAATAATTCGATTATGATAAGAGGATTGCGCACAGTcgcttatattctttatatgttATCAAAAAACAAACATTATCTTGCTATTAGTGCCTTCAAATTTATGAATACTCAG ATGGCTGATCAATCAGCTTCTTTATTTGGCTCAGGATGTTTTCAACCAGGCGATATGAAGATTACAATGGGTACAGGaacttttttaaatgtaaatactGGAACAAAACCACATGTATCCATTAATg GCCTTTATCCTCTGGTTGGTTGGCGCATAGAATCTGAATTAGTTTACATTGTAGAAGGTGCATCAAATGATACTGGAATTCTTATGGAATGGGCAAAAGCTCTTg aaatatataaagatgtaGCAGAAACAGCTGATTTAGCATATTCAGTGGATAATTCAGATGGAGTATATTTTATACCGGCATTTACCGGACTTCAG gctcCGATAAATAATCATACCGCTGCAGCTGGTTTCTTGGGTGTGAAGCCTACGACGAAGAAAGGCCATATCGTACGATCATTGTTAGAAAGTCTTGTATTCAGAACATTGTTACTTTATGATATTTTGCGTACTGAGACTCGTtacacatataaaaaaatacg AATTGATGGTGGTGTATCTCAAAATGATTTCATCATGCAACTATTGGCAGATTTAACGGGTTTGGAAGTAGAACGACCTGTTAATGTGGAAATGTCAATTTTTGGCGCAGCTATTTGCGCTGGTTTACATTGTg gTATATGGAGAActaaagaagaattaaagcATCTtcgtaaaatagataaaatatttaaaccgAGCAAGAGTTCACAATTGTGTTATCAGAACACAATTGCACAATGGAAACGAGCTGTGGACCGATTTAAAAACTGGTACTGA
- the LOC124426115 gene encoding putative glycerol kinase 5 isoform X1, producing the protein MRYIVALDVGTTTVRCHIIDENAAVISSSTEKVELIYEKRDHVEIEPDHLWTIIVKTVKDTINASGVDPNSFACFGISVQRGTFICWNLLTGEHYHNFITWKDLRADSMVKEWNNSIMIRGLRTVAYILYMLSKNKHYLAISAFKFMNTQITLRLLWALQHVSGLREAIMNDSVAFGSMDCWLLYKLTGRHITDISSASATGLFDPFTMKWATGILNLLKIPSHIFPEIVDTITNFGVTPKHIFGTEIPIVCCMADQSASLFGSGCFQPGDMKITMGTGTFLNVNTGTKPHVSINGLYPLVGWRIESELVYIVEGASNDTGILMEWAKALEIYKDVAETADLAYSVDNSDGVYFIPAFTGLQAPINNHTAAAGFLGVKPTTKKGHIVRSLLESLVFRTLLLYDILRTETRYTYKKIRIDGGVSQNDFIMQLLADLTGLEVERPVNVEMSIFGAAICAGLHCGIWRTKEELKHLRKIDKIFKPSKSSQLCYQNTIAQWKRAVDRFKNWY; encoded by the exons ATGAGATATATCGTTGCGCTCGACGTGGGAACGACTACTGTTCGTTGTCATATTATCGACGAAAATGCTGCTGTTATTTCCTCATCGACGGAAAAG GTGGAacttatttatgaaaaacGCGATCACGTAGAAATTGAGCCTGATCATTTATGGACGATTATAGTGAAAACTGTAAAGGATACGATAAACg CCAGCGGAGTCGATCCAAATTCTTTTGCTTGCTTTGGAATTTCTGTACAGCGTGGAACTTTTATTTGTTGGAATTTATTAACTGGAGAACATTATCATAA tTTCATAACGTGGAAAGATTTAAGAGCTGATTCTATGGTTAAAGAATGGAATAATTCGATTATGATAAGAGGATTGCGCACAGTcgcttatattctttatatgttATCAAAAAACAAACATTATCTTGCTATTAGTGCCTTCAAATTTATGAATACTCAG ATCACTTTACGATTGCTTTGGGCTTTACAACATGTATCAGGTCTACGTGAAGCTATTATGAATGACTCTGTAGCATTTGGCAGTATGGATTGCTGgcttttatacaaattaacTG GCAGACATATAACAGACATTTCGAGCGCATCTGCTACTGGACTTTTTGATCCATTTACTATGAAATGGGCTACtggaatattaaatttattaaaaattccgtCCCACATTTTTCCCGAGATCGTTGATACAATTACTAACTTTGGTGTTACACCGAAACATATATTTGGCACTGAAATTCCTATAGTTTGTTGC ATGGCTGATCAATCAGCTTCTTTATTTGGCTCAGGATGTTTTCAACCAGGCGATATGAAGATTACAATGGGTACAGGaacttttttaaatgtaaatactGGAACAAAACCACATGTATCCATTAATg GCCTTTATCCTCTGGTTGGTTGGCGCATAGAATCTGAATTAGTTTACATTGTAGAAGGTGCATCAAATGATACTGGAATTCTTATGGAATGGGCAAAAGCTCTTg aaatatataaagatgtaGCAGAAACAGCTGATTTAGCATATTCAGTGGATAATTCAGATGGAGTATATTTTATACCGGCATTTACCGGACTTCAG gctcCGATAAATAATCATACCGCTGCAGCTGGTTTCTTGGGTGTGAAGCCTACGACGAAGAAAGGCCATATCGTACGATCATTGTTAGAAAGTCTTGTATTCAGAACATTGTTACTTTATGATATTTTGCGTACTGAGACTCGTtacacatataaaaaaatacg AATTGATGGTGGTGTATCTCAAAATGATTTCATCATGCAACTATTGGCAGATTTAACGGGTTTGGAAGTAGAACGACCTGTTAATGTGGAAATGTCAATTTTTGGCGCAGCTATTTGCGCTGGTTTACATTGTg gTATATGGAGAActaaagaagaattaaagcATCTtcgtaaaatagataaaatatttaaaccgAGCAAGAGTTCACAATTGTGTTATCAGAACACAATTGCACAATGGAAACGAGCTGTGGACCGATTTAAAAACTGGTACTGA